One Malus sylvestris chromosome 14, drMalSylv7.2, whole genome shotgun sequence DNA segment encodes these proteins:
- the LOC126599803 gene encoding uncharacterized protein LOC126599803, with the protein MGRRGGGGGGAQRAPNISFASTNNISLREELTGKKQTKGGFSINAKAALKLEHLQRLAVWTGAETSVPSLGAFFGCTLAAAQEAIGVPPKPSLFPCQRCETVLQPGFNCTVRIEKNRAKVRRRSKKITNFSRNNVVYTCHFCSHRNVKRGTPNGHMKMICPPKAKTTSNLKLKSISKKFINSKEITAGDEVSKAEEIAPSAGREIPAVNTLAGEGEVSKANEIAPSAGTEIPGVDTPATPAVKTGIALLLGGKKRRRNNSATKKPAERESSPTSIAENTTSTSNKRRRKSWTSLKEIAIRSDHNNIRKISLI; encoded by the exons ATGGGcaggagaggaggaggaggaggaggagctcaAAGGGCGCCAAACATCTCATTCGCGTCTACCAATAACATATCACTGAGAGAAGAACTGACCGGGAAAAAGCAGACCAAGGGCGGCTTCTCCATCAATGCCAAGGCCGCGCTGAAGCTCGAGCACTTGCAGAGACTTGCTGTGTGGACTGGCGCGGAGACTTCTGTTCCTTCTTTGGGTGCATTCTTTGGGTGCACCTTGGCCGCTGCCCAAGAGGCCATCGGTGTGCCCCCTAAACCTTCTCTCTTCCCTTGCCAGAG ATGTGAAACAGTTCTTCAGCCTGGCTTCAACTGCACTGTTCGAATTGAGAAAAATAGAGCAAAGGTACGACGACGAAGTAAGAAGATTACTAATTTCTCTCGAAACAATGTAGTGTATACATGCCACTTCTGTTCACACCGGAATGTGAAGAGAGGGACTCCAAATGGACATATGAAAATGATATGCCCCCCTAAGGCCAAAACAACTTCGAATCTAAAACTTAAGTCCATCTCCAAGAAGTTTATCAACTCAAAGGAGATCACAGCAGGTGATGAGGTTAGTAAAGCGGAGGAGATAGCTCCTTCCGCAGGCAGAGAGATTCCTGCAGTCAACACTCTTGCAGGCGAAGGTGAGGTTAGTAAGGCGAATGAAATAGCTCCTTCAGCAGGCACAGAGATTCCTGGCGTGGATACTCCTGCAACTCCAGCGGTGAAGACTGGAATTGCTTTGTTGTTGGGAGggaagaagagaaggagaaacaATTCGGCGACCAAGAAACCAGCTGAACGTGAGAGCAGTCCCACCTCAATAGCTGAAAACACAACTAGCACGTCAAACAAAAGGAGGAGAAAATCATGGACCAGTTTGAAGGAGATTGCTATACGCAGTGATCACAATAACATCCGAAAAATCAGTTTGATTTGA
- the LOC126599802 gene encoding uncharacterized protein LOC126599802 isoform X2 produces MGNRRFAQVSTSDDEDDDVSPRNHQQTARETSSRKRKQVKIREGDDEESEEEEKQKSKKRRGGKEKEAETASGSEDEEEEPHIEDLKPIGEVVKLSGKGRGRRQHYKAFEYDGTRFDLEDPVLLTPEDTRQKPYVAIIKDISRTGGGSMMVLGQWFYRPEEAEKKAGGNWQSTDTRELFYSFHRDEVPAESVMHKCLVHFVPLNKQLPSRKQHPGFIVQKVYDTQGKKLWKLTDRDYEEDKQHEIYLLVKKTIKLLGELPDIEIADNTGYQGDHLKTKSGQIKKNMSPLDVSRVEEATARPGPNQKAETPGSCTTSNTEYHSILAKSMALTGDTLRDRWMEKLLQNIRHHVCNSADTTNGVEKRKSGSDDIDHESDHKSPEVGNGSQDNLKSGKTSFLWPEDAVHAVTSLEKASHESLSFDFQKYNQKLRQLGFNLQKNSFLARRLLNQELEPLTIVNMSPDELKEGWKYVCQQHEWTQVSYIFGCCHFFFLPFFSFPCKVFIREKFVKAVQLVGSIY; encoded by the exons ATGGGGAATAGGAGGTTCGCGCAGGTCTCGACGAGCGATGACGAAGACGACGACGTCTCGCCGCGGAATCACCAGCAGACGGCGCGGGAGACGTCGTCGCGGAAGAGGAAGCAGGTGAAGATTCGAGAAGGGGACGACGAAGAgtcggaggaggaagagaagcaGAAGAGTAAGAagaggaggggagggaaggaGAAAGAGGCCGAAACAGCATCGGGCAGCGAAGACGAGGAGGAGGAGCCACACATTGAGGACTTGAAGCCGATTGGCGAGGTGGTTAAGCTTTCCGGGAAGGGAAGGGGGCGGAGGCAGCACTACAAGGCGTTTGAGTACGACGGGACCCGATTTGACCTG GAGGATCCTGTTCTTCTAACTCCTGAGGATACAAGACAAAAGCCTTATGTGGCAATTATCAAG GATATAAGTAGGACCGGAGGTGGGAGCATGATGGTATTAGGACAGTGGTTTTATCGTCCTGAAGAGGCAGAGAAAAAAGCTGGGGGGAACTGGCAATCAACTGATACAAGGGAGTTGTTTTATAGTTTCCATCGTGATGAGGTTCCTGCAGAATCTGTAATGCATAAATGTTTGGTTCATTTTGTTCCGTTAAACAAACAGCTGCCAAGTCGTAAACAGCATCCTGGCTTCATTGTGCAAAAGGTGTATGACACCCAAGGGAAAAAACTCTGGAAGCTGACAGATAGAGACTATGAAGAGGATAAGCAACATGAGATTTACTTGTTAGTTAAGAAAACTATTAAACTATTGGGAGAACTTCCTGATATAGAGATTGCAGATAACACTGGTTATCAGGGTGATCATTTGAAGACTAAAAGTGGTCAGATTAAAAAGAATATGTCACCCCTTGACGTTTCTAGGGTGGAAGAAGCAACTGCTAGGCCTGGCCCAAATCAAAAAGCTGAAACACCTGGAAGCTGCACAACAAGTAACACAGAATATCATTCCATTTTAGCCAAGTCCATGGCACTAACCGGAGACACACTACGTGACAGATGGATGGAGAAACTTCTTCAAAATATTCGGCACCATGTATGCAACTCTGCTGACACCACGAACGGTGTTGAAAAGAGAAAATCTGGTTCTGATGATATTGATCATGAAAGTGACCATAAGTCCCCAGAAGTTGGGAATGGATCTCAGGATAATCTCAAG AGTGGCAAAACGTCTTTTCTCTGGCCAGAGGATGCTGTTCATGCAGTTACTTCTCTAGAGAAGGCTTCGCATGAATCTCTCTCCTTTGATTTCCAAAAGTATAACCAGAAGTTGCGGCAACTAGGATTCAATCTCCAG AAAAATTCGTTCCTAGCCCGTCGTCTGCTAAATCAAGAATTGGAACCTTTAACAATAGTGAACATGTCACCCGATGAGTTAAAG GAGGGATGGAAGTATGTATGCCAGCAGCACGAGTGGACACAAGTCTCTTATATCTTTGGatgttgtcatttttttttccttcctttcttttcatttccatgtaAGGTTTTTATCAGAGAAAAGTTTGTTAAGGCTGTTCAACTGGTGGGGAGCATTTATTGA